ACGCGGCGTCTCAGGAGCCTGAGTCGTCTCAGAACGTCGCCCGGTACTACGCCGATGTGAATCTGCACAAGCCGCGCGAGTACTGGGACTACGAGAACTTTGTGATTCGGTGGGGGGTGCCTGACGGCTACGAAGTCGTGAGGAAGCTCGGTCGCGGCAAGTACAGCGAAGTCTTTGAAGGACTGCGTGTCGGACCGCCGTCGGCGACAGCCTTGGCTCTCGCTGGGGCCTCTCCGAGCGGCAGCGGGAACTCGGCGTCTGTTACGTCGCTCCCTTCTCTGAACAGCGTCGGAAGCAGCAACAGCTTCGTTTCAACCTCGTCGTGCTCGCAACCGGTTCGCGCGGCCTCCGCCAGCTCCGCGGGGACAACGGCCGGCGAAGCAGCTCGCCTTGGGTTCGAAGGCGAGAAGTGCGTGGTGAAGATTTTGAAGCCTgtcaagaagaagaagatccgCAGAGAGGTGAAGATTCTGCAGAACCTCTGTGGCGGCCCCAACATCATTCGCCTCCTCGACGTCGTCAAAGACCCGGCCAGCCGAACTCCAGCTCTGGTaagcgaaggcggagacgcggaggacGATGTATTTTTCGAACTGGCGAAGGTCaccgaaagagaagacaccaACGTTTTGGCGATGtaggaagcgagaggaggcgcgctCCTTTTTTTTTACATGCTCGATTACTGGGGGACGCGCTTCGTGGTGCACACATGGTCGTTTGTTTTGGAGAGACAACGACttcccgttttctccctttcgtgtctcgtcgctctctttttGGCGTTTCATCGGGGCTCTTCTCCGCAAGATGTTTGTTACCGAGCTTTCGTTTTCAGTCTTTCTTGGTTGCCCTGCCATCCAGGTTTTTGAACACATCAACAATCAAGATTTCAAGACTCTCTATCCGACGCTCACCGACTACGACATTCGTTACTACATCTTCCAGATTCTTAAGGTAACGGTTCAGaccctgtctccgtctgcagGACGGCGATGGTGCTGTCAAACCTCTTCTTTCAAATGTATTTCACACGAAACATAGTAGTCGCATTCTTGACCTGTAGCAGCTCTTCAGTCTCCTTGAGCTCTTCGATTGCGTCTGctccctcctcgcttctcttcacgctttcttccctttccactttttcttctctcatccCTACAAAACACGCGTATCGGATGCACACTTGCCTTCGGATGGCTTAAAAACATGCACCACCCGTACAAACGCagtatatttatgtatatatatatatatatatatgtttatatgtattGGTAtgtgcgtctctgccgcACATGCCACTATGGCTGCAAGGATGTGTATAAGCctatacacacatatgtacatatatatatatatatttatttatttatttatacaTACGCGTGTCGCATTTCTGTTGTcattttctttgttttttcaggcACTGGACTACTGCCACAGCCAAGGAATCATGCACCGAGATGTGAAACCTCACAACGTTATGATCGACCATTCGAAGCGCGAGCTGCGACTTATCGACTGGGGTCTTGCGGAGTTCTATCACCCAGGCCGCGAATACAACGTTCGTGTAAGGAAATTTAGGAGGTTCTGGACAAAATTCACTCGCATTTTCAAAATAGGAAACGCATCTGCATATTAGTGCCTGCTCACATCTACGTGGGTATCTGTATTTTGGCTTCTCCACCCAGGATATACATGGTCTATGAAGAGCGGGTGAGACTCCGCGTTTTTTGTCTGAGGGTCTTCCTTCTGTATGCACTTTTACAGCATTGCGTTTTCGGTTTTGCATCTCCGGCACACGCTCTCTCTGATACACGtttcgcatgcaaagaaCAGTTTCtattctcttttctgtcgggACTTTTATCGtctttatctatctatctatctatctatctatctatcaaGGTTTATGCCCTGTCGCGTGTGTGTTTGAGATGGCTTTCTGCCTGTGCATACGTGTACTGGATCAAAGCTGTGGCGAGTGATCTgttcgcgtttttttttatttttttgtttttcgcaGGTGGCGTCGCGCTACTACAAGGGTCCTGAGCTGTTGGTGGATCTCCAGGTGTACGACTACTCGCTCGACATGTGGAGTTTGGGGTGCATGCTGGCAGGCTTGGTGAGGCAAGaagtcttttttttctcaacGCTTAGagttttcgctcttctcccgactcgcggcgcctctccatttctttttTAGCCTCGTtatctttttctgcgtctctcttcttgttttcaCATCCCGTCTGTTTTCGCCAGCTCTGCGTCGGGGTGTGCCTGCTTGCGTTTCTGCCAACGGGAAGCTCTTTCTTACCAGCTCTTTCGATGaatgcttctctctctgtctgtccagGTTTTCCGGAAAGAGCCGTTTTTCTACGGCCATGACAACTGCGACCAACTCGTTAAAATCGCGAAGGTGCTCGGTGAGTCTCGCCTGTAAAACGTTCTCCCTCAACGCCTTTTCACACGGGTCCGGGGGAGTTGCCAAATCCTTTTCTCGCCATCGGCTGAgtctctgttcgtctccCTGGGTGGTTGGACTTCTCGTCGAGGGAGCCTGTGACAGCTCTTCCAGATAGTCGTCCCCACAAGCAAatcggtgcatgcatgtgcggCTCTGTCCTGGAAAACATGCAGCGCCAGGTTTGCTTTCTAGTCGTCTCCAACGAGTTACAGACACGAACTCAATGTAAAAAATATGctagtatatatatatatatatatatatgcctataTACATGGATCGACTTCGTATACTTCTGTATACGTACTGATGTCAATCTGGaaatgcatacatacatccGCCTGCTtagacgtatatatatgcgtgaATCCATGAACATACATGCACGTGTCTTCCCACCCGTGGGTTCCTTTACAcgtgtgcatatatatatatatatatatatatatgtatatacatatgtacgtatacatacatgtatacatacatacatataagcgtatatgtatgcatttgTGTATTTGTGTAAGTGTTCATGTGTATTTTGTGCTGTCGTGAGGCCTGTTTTCCGTGTATTCAGGAACGGATAGCTTGTTCGACTACTTGGAGAAGTACAACCTCGAGTTGGAGTCGCACTTTACTTCCCTGTTGGGGAAGCATACGCGGAAGCCGTGGAGCCGCTTCGTGAACTCAGAAAACCAACACTTGGCTTGCGCAGACGCCATCGACCTCATCGACAAAATGCTCATCTACGATCACTGCCAACGAATTCTCCCCAAAGAGGCCATGAACCATCCCTACTTCCGACCCGTGCTGGTACGCACTCATCTACACACAGATACACAGACGTGTACAAATATACATCAATATcaacatatacatatatatatatatatatttgtatattttTTACGTGTTTAAATACACAAAAAACAAATACGTTTttgcatgtatgtacatgcacagatacaagtataaataaataaatatatgtatatacaggaatatatatatatatatgtatatatttgcatatgtatatacactgCATCTGTGTTTGCATGTGTAGATATATTCGTTCTTGAAttggtctctgtctctgccgtctcgctgtttttgctgtctctttttttgtcgTTTTTCCCTTGGGAAAGCATTCTCACGGAAGCTGCAGGACGAGGCGCATTAAAGTCAAAGGACCTTTACATTTAAATACGTATAGGCACCCATGTACATACAAATACCTGTGcacaaatatacatgcacatctatctatctgtatctatatatatgtatgtatatgtatatatatatatatatgtatatatatatatgtatatatatatgtatatatatatatatatgtatatatatgtatatatatgcatatgtgtatatttgtCTACAGCTGTGTTTTTCAGTGTTGAGTGGCGACGCGTGTGGCATttgttgcatgcaggaagaagagcaacagaaggcagcgaaCCTTTCGGCGTCGAGCGTGAAAGCCTGAGACCTTTTTCATGGAATTTTTTTTATGATCGACCGGAGGGGACTTTTTGCTTGCGGTCGCGTTGCGACGTTCGCGCTTGGTCCGTCTCAGAGCGGCCGGTCTGTGTATTCGAAGGCTGTTCATCATATATGCGACATCTCGAGTGCAGAGATGCTGTAGGTGTGTATTTGTGTACAGAACGTTCAtgggtgtctcttttctgcagaaacTTGTGCCATGTGGAGCCTTGTTGTTTCTCTGGGGCTTCTGTCGTGGTGGCCTTCATTTTCTCAAACAGAACGTGATTTCTtcggtgtctgtctccgtctttctctcgcgtaaACGCAAAACGTTCTGCGCACAACTGGCGACGAGTGCGGCAAAACACTCGGCAAGAAAAAACCAACGTTTCTGTACCCGTCCACGTGTCTCTCATTCTTTCGAAAAGTCGTCTCTCCATCCTGCCGCTCTCTGCAGATCTCTCGGTCTTTCCCCCGTacatctctctcctttcctcttccctccaCTCTTCACGCTTTGCGGCTCTTTCCGtatttctgtctcttcatctgTTTCCGTAcactcctcttctctcgtccttgAGCCGTTCCTCGGCTGAAGCCTCAGAGGCGCGTTTTCGCCGCTGCGCAGCCGGACAAAGTTTCTCACTCAAAAGCTTTCAAGCAACGCTTGCCAGTCTCCGTCCTTCAGTTCAGCGACTCGAGtgcgccgcatgcagtcggaGGTTATCCCGATCGTTACTCGAACAGGGTCGAGCTCGCCTCCCGCCGGGCGCTGCGCCACCCAGAACCTCACGCATGCAttcaaagaaaaaacacttATCCTCGCAGACAtagacatacatatgtacaaaTATCCATGCATGGCAGGTGTACACAAGCATTCTCAACAAACTACAtctatgtacatatatataggatATTTATGTGTAGGAGAGCATGCCCCTCTCTCCGTATAAAGGCCGAAACGCGAGGAGGCGTGAGTGGCTTCGAGCATGTTGCAGATCAGCACAGAAAGGTAATACGGAAGTGGAATGCAGACGCCTTTGCTTTCCTTGCAGAACACGAGcagcagggaagaagagaggagcaagagaaaacgaaggtgCAAACGCGATTAAGGAAGGActtcagagagaggaactcgaagaaaaaggagacagaagaccgACATGTGAAAGAGATACGCGCTCTTAAGCCATGCGCGAGCGTCTtcggaaaaacgaaaagcacAAGCTCGGCCTATCTCTGTTTggatgtctctctgtctccacggGTGTCTCTTTACCTCTTTGTCTGGGTAAGCGTGGATTTCTGCATATGTTGGAGTTTCCCTTTTTTCATTTCGCTAGTTCTGTGGGTGAGGTgatctgtgtctctgtgtcttggTCTTTATGTTTCAGTGCCTGGggttctttcttttctctctgtgcatctCTCTACGTCTGTGGGAGTTtatctctctttgtttcttgttctccgcGGGGACACCCTGCACTCCAGTtatctttcttctgcgcgcgaagacgcgagaaagcgTCGACAGGCAGATCCAGCGACGTTCGTCAAAGAGAAATgaggagaaaccgagacaAAGACACCGCGAAACTCTGAAAATCCCTTCGAATTCGTCTGGCGCAGCTGGGCTGTTCGCTGTCGCCACACACACTCGGCACAAAAAAGGCGAGAATCTGAGTTATCacgcgttgcatgcgcacctctgtgcatgcagcgaataAAAATACGAGATGTTATGAGGTGGGCCACCAAACGGGTCCATACAAACATGCGTACTGATCCACTTCTTTCACGGACATccacttatatatatatatatttgaatATGCGTGAGAAGCCTTGTGCACATGCTTTACAGATCTATACCTAAatttatatgcatgtatatatatatatatatatatgtatatatataagtacCAAGCATCTTGATGTGTACAGGTAAACTGCGCCTTTCGCTTTGGATATGTTTCTGCTTACAGCCAGCCGTTGCGACCCACCCTAGGCGCGCCGAGTCTTTCGTTGTGCGTcgctgttcgtcttctttctcctcttgtccgacgaagcgcctctctcccttctctttctccgtttttctttccttttccccctcccgtttctgtccttcttTAGCCTGACCATTCGAAAGGAGTGAACGGCTCAggctccttctcctctgtcggcttctcttccgctgcgggtgcctcgcctctcggctCGAGGAACTCGTCTGGGTCGCTGGGCCTGCGAACGAAACGCAGACCACAGTCCACCACCCGCAAATGCATGCTGACATACATCGACGCACCCACGCGTACTTAGACAGCAACAAaggatgtatatatatatatatatatatatatatataagcatatgtatacatagatatgtatacatagatatgtatatatgcatatacaagGACAGACACAGTACGTAGACAAGTACTTCTCTCGCACCTGTCCCCTTCTCGTCTAGTTTAtcaaaaaacgcgaaaactTCGCCTATCCACTGACGCGTCGACTCCAGCCTATCCATTCATTTCAAGATAATACAAATACGCTTACAAATGCGTACCCACGTCCATATCaatatatgtttatatttatttatatatacatacatgtaaaTACACCGTAAATATAATTTGCACAGATGCACCTGCAtccacacacatgcatattatataaattatatatatatatatatatatatttctgaCATGGTGTCTCTTAGAAGAACGAATCCAGCTTTTCGTCCGGGGAAGATCGGCTGATATCTCGAGTTCGGTAGCAGCTGAATGCACTGGAGCTGCTGGGGTAGGACGCGGCAGGGATTCTTCAACTCCACCTGCAAGGAAAACAAAGCAGAGAAATCGACTCATTTCGTTCCAGGACGCCCAACAGCCGCAGTTCGAGCAGCAGCTCTTACACTACGGAAGTACTGAATTGACGGCGCGAAAGCCCCCTCTCAGATTCAAAAATCGAAGCTCGACTCCCCGGCACACATCGCAAAGCCGgatttctgcgttttcaaCAACTCCCTTTTccgcggcgcatgcgctccGAGGTCGTCGACAGGTCAGCTCTTGGAGGTATCTGAAAATTCGGGAAGTGGAGGTCTCCCCCTTTCTAGACGCAGTCAGTTCGTCTCGAGCGCAGACGCATGGAGTGTGAAAGGTCAAAAGTCACTTGTGTGCGTTCCATCTTCGTCTGCCCCTGAGAGCCGCCCggctcttcgctctcttctgcccGAACGGATTCGAGGAAAACCGAGAATTCGCCGGACTCAGGAAACGCACAAACGGAAAAACCTGCTTCCAGGCAGCGCTCGAAACACTGAGACCGGGCAGCGGATGCGACAAACGAGAGACTAGAATTTCGCGAGGAACGAGCAAAGCTGGACACAGACCGAAAGAacaagacacagacacacggaCGTAGAAAGCGGCCCGCATAAACAGGCGGGGAGACGACAAACGATCTACATGCATGGAACATTCGAGCGAAGAGGATCAAGAGAAACCAGGGCAAATCTCACGAGAGtaaagacacagaaacgacgCTCGACAACGAGTGCGATAATGCGCGTGAGACTTTCTTCAAACCTCTCAAGAGCCTGCGAAAACCATCACGAATAGAGCTTGGCAGGCGACACCGAGACGAGACCGCGAACTCGACACAAGACACGAGACCTCTGTCGGCGAGGAATGGAAAGAAACATTTcatttttctctggagagacatggatggagagaaaacagacatgTTGTGagttggagagaagaagaaactggccctcaggaagaagagaagcagagagcgaacaCTATGAAGAAACATCCAGACAAATCGTCTCACTTCTTTTCCGGTGCCatccttgttctcctcctctccttccttctccgacttttctcccttctctgtcttgctccttccttcacttctgcaaacaggagaagaaatgaCAGGAAATCTACAATCGTGACAGACCTGACGGTACCTAAGAACATGCAGACgaatctctcttcttgtaCTTTACTTATCTTTCTGTCTACCATTCTATCCTGGTCTGTCTAgctctccacttcagtctaCCTGTATCTGCCTGCCTGTCTTCGCCTAAGCACCTACCGCCTTGGAGCTATCTCAAAATCCGCAATTCTCTTCATCCTCGTTAACTCTGCAGATGCGTCATGGATGCaagtctctgcgtttctccatttgcatgcatttttGTCTCCTCACGCTGGTGCGAGTGAAAGGTTCCCGCTGAAGAAGTTCTTCACACTTACTTTTCCTCTGAGTCGACGTCCATGGCAGAAGCGTCAGCctcgctgcagagaagaaccgacCAGAGCGATGCATGCGAAATCAAAAGATTCACCTTGCAGAACGACTCACAGGTTAGACTCTttgtcgagagaagacaccgTTTCTACATAAAAAACTGGCCTCTCCTTGCTCACCTGGAAGCATCCAGAAAACATAAAGAAGTATCATA
This genomic interval from Toxoplasma gondii ME49 chromosome VIIb, whole genome shotgun sequence contains the following:
- a CDS encoding CMGC kinase, CK2 family (encoded by transcript TGME49_263070~Predicted member of protein kinase family CMGC;CK2, (PMID:22047078).), whose protein sequence is MSLPFPVRSTKIGSFRLAVFCRGCSVRPVSGLRRPAIVPCSWRQVPISISGFLSPTAHTSSPQLHSLTPPQRCFDTVPSLALQGQRIRASLRMAPPRPTADAGAPPATVAPAARGLSGGPSYAASQEPESSQNVARYYADVNLHKPREYWDYENFVIRWGVPDGYEVVRKLGRGKYSEVFEGLRVGPPSATALALAGASPSGSGNSASVTSLPSLNSVGSSNSFVSTSSCSQPVRAASASSAGTTAGEAARLGFEGEKCVVKILKPVKKKKIRREVKILQNLCGGPNIIRLLDVVKDPASRTPALVFEHINNQDFKTLYPTLTDYDIRYYIFQILKALDYCHSQGIMHRDVKPHNVMIDHSKRELRLIDWGLAEFYHPGREYNVRVASRYYKGPELLVDLQVYDYSLDMWSLGCMLAGLVFRKEPFFYGHDNCDQLVKIAKVLGTDSLFDYLEKYNLELESHFTSLLGKHTRKPWSRFVNSENQHLACADAIDLIDKMLIYDHCQRILPKEAMNHPYFRPVLEEEQQKAANLSASSVKA